Proteins encoded by one window of Methanobacterium sp. CWC-01:
- a CDS encoding MFS transporter — MDAELNTKEDSDPGMMVLTTLILVAAVANLNLSVANVALPSIGFAFDASQVQINLVAVGYSLGLAASVLWFGALGDHHGRKMMLIIGTLLAIPASIVAGYAPSVEILIMARILGGLAAGMAFPTTLALIAAFWSGVRRTRSIALWSGVGAAIASLGPVISGYLLTFANWGSVFLVTLPLAAVALIMAIMFIPAHINETKAPVDNIGGLLSLLLLGTLILAINFAPVPGSRAMVMGLIIIAAAAGVLFIRRQRNVENPLYDLKVASRSIFWVAACAGTIVFGALMGAMYIGQQFLQNVLSYSTLDAGISILPAAALMILVAPRSARLVESHGARFTLLLGYLFCLLGFFTMLFLWQENIPYWKVGLAYALVGVGVGLAGTPASHSLTGSVPVKRVGMASGTADLQRDFGGAIMTSIFGALLTAGYASSIASQISALPASIQEQISSSIEVTLQKSFSSAMALAQQHPQYSTQIISAARASFLAGDHWAYIAGIVAIIIGAAIVFFKFPKKDQEEQLLVEYQEADIEN; from the coding sequence ATGGATGCGGAATTAAACACCAAAGAAGATTCTGACCCCGGGATGATGGTACTTACCACCCTCATCCTGGTGGCGGCGGTGGCCAATCTTAATTTATCAGTTGCCAATGTGGCTCTACCCTCCATCGGATTTGCTTTTGACGCTTCACAGGTACAGATTAATCTGGTGGCAGTTGGTTACTCCCTGGGGCTGGCTGCGTCGGTACTGTGGTTTGGGGCCTTGGGAGACCACCATGGCCGGAAGATGATGCTTATCATAGGCACTCTGCTGGCCATACCCGCATCCATCGTAGCTGGCTACGCTCCTTCGGTTGAGATCCTTATTATGGCCCGTATACTTGGTGGTTTAGCTGCAGGAATGGCTTTTCCTACCACTCTGGCACTTATAGCTGCTTTTTGGTCCGGTGTAAGACGAACCAGGTCCATTGCATTATGGTCCGGCGTAGGGGCGGCTATAGCCTCCCTTGGACCGGTAATCTCCGGATACCTTCTCACCTTTGCCAACTGGGGTTCCGTATTTCTAGTGACATTACCCCTGGCTGCGGTGGCTCTCATAATGGCCATAATGTTCATTCCCGCTCATATAAACGAAACTAAAGCTCCAGTAGATAACATTGGAGGTCTTCTATCTCTTTTATTACTGGGAACCTTAATCCTGGCCATTAACTTTGCCCCGGTTCCTGGTTCAAGAGCTATGGTTATGGGGTTAATAATCATTGCCGCTGCTGCTGGTGTCTTATTTATAAGGCGCCAGCGTAACGTAGAGAATCCTCTCTATGATCTTAAAGTAGCCAGTCGTAGCATATTCTGGGTGGCGGCCTGCGCAGGTACCATTGTTTTTGGTGCACTAATGGGGGCCATGTACATTGGCCAGCAGTTCTTACAAAATGTTCTCAGCTACTCCACCCTGGATGCCGGGATCTCAATTTTACCGGCAGCAGCACTGATGATTCTGGTAGCACCACGATCTGCCCGGCTGGTTGAGTCTCATGGGGCCCGTTTTACACTCCTTTTAGGATATTTATTCTGCTTGTTAGGATTCTTCACCATGCTGTTCTTATGGCAGGAGAACATTCCATACTGGAAGGTGGGGCTGGCCTATGCCCTAGTCGGAGTGGGGGTCGGGTTGGCAGGAACTCCTGCTTCCCATTCCCTCACTGGTTCAGTTCCGGTTAAACGAGTGGGTATGGCTTCGGGAACGGCAGACTTGCAACGAGATTTTGGAGGTGCCATCATGACCTCCATATTCGGCGCCCTGCTAACCGCTGGTTACGCCAGTTCCATTGCATCACAGATCAGTGCTCTGCCGGCCTCTATCCAGGAGCAAATATCCAGCAGCATAGAAGTAACACTTCAGAAATCATTTTCCAGTGCCATGGCCCTTGCACAGCAGCATCCCCAATATTCAACCCAGATCATAAGTGCCGCCAGAGCTTCATTTTTAGCAGGAGATCATTGGGCCTACATTGCCGGGATAGTAGCCATCATTATTGGAGCGGCCATAGTATTCTTCAAGTTCCCGAAAAAAGACCAGGAGGAACAATTGCTCGTGGAGTACCAGGAAGCTGACATTGAAAATTAA
- a CDS encoding DUF5518 domain-containing protein, producing the protein MVKWGPVIVGFILAVILGNLFGYFVNAYWGVNLGLFIAGFIVGYWVHEGLLGGLWNATVAGAFGSIVLAILLIIGGTIFGGIAGLAAGLVTGLTLILVSLIVNIVAMGIGGAIGGLLSGD; encoded by the coding sequence ATGGTAAAATGGGGTCCAGTTATTGTTGGATTTATTTTAGCAGTGATACTGGGTAACTTGTTTGGATATTTTGTCAACGCCTACTGGGGTGTTAACCTGGGACTGTTCATTGCTGGATTTATTGTGGGATACTGGGTTCATGAAGGTCTTTTGGGAGGTCTTTGGAATGCTACCGTGGCCGGAGCCTTCGGATCAATAGTGCTGGCCATTCTGTTAATCATTGGAGGAACCATTTTTGGTGGTATCGCTGGATTAGCAGCAGGATTAGTCACCGGGTTAACCCTGATTCTGGTTTCACTAATCGTGAATATCGTAGCCATGGGGATTGGGGGAGCTATTGGTGGCCTGTTGAGCGGCGACTAA
- a CDS encoding rhodanese-like domain-containing protein: MSESKKDQMGTISPQDAFKFIKKHENDSNLVVLDVRPRDEFAAGHIPGAKNLDYDGHQFRKKVLNMDKDKKYIIYCKSGVRGEYFMGIMKELGFHHVYNILGGFVGWNISKLPLEEGKSGGH, encoded by the coding sequence ATGTCGGAATCTAAAAAAGACCAGATGGGAACTATATCACCCCAGGATGCGTTTAAATTTATTAAAAAACATGAGAATGACTCTAACTTAGTTGTTCTGGATGTTAGACCTCGGGATGAATTTGCAGCAGGACACATCCCCGGTGCAAAGAATCTAGATTATGATGGTCACCAATTCAGAAAGAAGGTTTTAAACATGGATAAAGATAAAAAATACATCATTTATTGTAAAAGCGGGGTAAGGGGAGAGTATTTCATGGGAATCATGAAAGAACTTGGTTTTCACCATGTCTATAATATTTTGGGGGGATTCGTGGGTTGGAACATCAGTAAACTTCCCCTGGAAGAAGGAAAATCGGGAGGACATTGA
- a CDS encoding winged helix DNA-binding domain-containing protein: MKTADIPKIRLHNQQLEKGKFIKPDRLLSWLAAIQAQDYQGAKWSLGLRLPGSTEAMIEQALSEKKMVRTWLMRGTLHFVAASDVRWMLNLLAPRIISRNARRYRELELDEPTLARSNEVLKNALQEGEESNRRDLLLILEENGISTKGQRAAYLLQRASLDGLICQSVTIRNNPSYISLDSLPKNNTIKPEYGLVELAKRYFTTRGPATLQDFVWWSGLLMADAREGLEGVMSDLVSEDLNGKTYWRTPHPTLESDLLPKVHLLPSFDEFLISYKDRSASLVTPSAQEVAVGNRFKNTIAINGEVVGTWKRDLKNDGMIITSILFRILDAKENNALKSAGKRYVEFLGATAYDVK, from the coding sequence ATGAAAACCGCAGATATCCCTAAAATCCGACTTCACAACCAACAACTGGAGAAAGGCAAATTCATAAAACCCGATAGATTGTTATCCTGGTTAGCGGCAATTCAGGCCCAGGACTATCAGGGTGCCAAATGGTCACTCGGTCTGCGCTTGCCAGGGAGTACTGAGGCCATGATTGAACAGGCCCTAAGCGAAAAAAAGATGGTGCGAACCTGGCTTATGCGTGGTACTCTGCATTTTGTGGCAGCATCAGATGTGCGCTGGATGCTAAACCTTTTAGCACCAAGAATCATTTCCAGGAATGCCCGGCGCTACCGGGAGCTGGAACTGGATGAACCTACCCTGGCTCGTAGCAATGAAGTGTTGAAGAATGCTTTACAGGAGGGGGAAGAGTCAAATCGGAGGGACCTGTTGTTAATTCTCGAAGAGAATGGCATCTCCACTAAGGGGCAGCGTGCCGCCTACCTGCTCCAGAGGGCTTCTCTGGATGGCCTAATCTGCCAGAGTGTAACGATCCGAAACAACCCTTCCTACATTTCCCTGGATTCTTTACCTAAAAATAACACTATAAAACCTGAGTATGGACTGGTGGAGCTTGCTAAACGATACTTCACCACCCGTGGCCCAGCTACTCTCCAGGATTTTGTGTGGTGGTCGGGACTGCTCATGGCTGATGCCCGGGAAGGTTTGGAGGGTGTGATGTCAGATTTAGTATCGGAAGATTTGAATGGTAAAACTTATTGGAGAACCCCTCACCCCACTCTCGAGTCAGATCTCTTGCCAAAGGTTCACTTACTCCCCAGTTTCGATGAATTTTTGATCAGCTATAAAGATCGCAGCGCATCACTGGTTACACCTTCCGCTCAGGAGGTGGCGGTGGGTAACCGTTTTAAAAACACCATTGCCATAAATGGTGAGGTTGTAGGAACCTGGAAGCGTGATTTGAAGAATGATGGGATGATTATAACCTCAATACTTTTCAGAATACTTGATGCCAAGGAGAATAATGCCTTGAAATCGGCAGGAAAACGCTATGTCGAATTTTTAGGCGCGACAGCCTATGATGTTAAATAG
- a CDS encoding response regulator translates to MNEIKVLLVEDNPGDVIIIREMFKEIYGLDFRVVHAKGLHDGINHLKNTDFDILLLDLNLPDSQGIETVKSMNQEAPDLPIIILTGFSDEELAISSVGEGAQDYLVKGQIDSPLLARSIKYAIERKSIERKLRKSEEKYRLMVEKIQSGVFLINSQNKLKYVNEAMAKMLGYSVTEMIDRDIFNFTVPSDKYKLKDHLSSLKKRPAQTYELEFITHKGSKVCFLIATSALFKGNDYLGAISIMTDISARKGMEKSLMDAMIEKDNEFFLIMGSMVEAMKPLIQQDNVEDFHDKFT, encoded by the coding sequence ATGAATGAAATTAAGGTTCTTTTAGTAGAGGATAACCCCGGCGATGTGATAATAATAAGGGAAATGTTTAAGGAGATTTATGGTCTTGATTTCAGGGTTGTACATGCCAAGGGACTTCATGATGGAATAAACCATCTTAAGAACACTGATTTTGATATTTTACTTCTGGATTTAAATCTTCCCGACAGCCAGGGAATTGAGACCGTTAAAAGCATGAACCAGGAAGCTCCAGATTTGCCCATCATCATCCTCACCGGATTTTCAGACGAGGAACTGGCCATTAGTTCCGTGGGAGAGGGTGCTCAGGACTACCTGGTTAAAGGACAGATAGATAGCCCACTTTTAGCCCGATCCATAAAGTATGCCATAGAGCGTAAAAGTATTGAAAGAAAATTAAGAAAAAGCGAAGAAAAATATCGACTTATGGTGGAGAAGATACAGTCCGGAGTGTTTTTAATAAACTCCCAGAACAAACTGAAATATGTAAACGAAGCCATGGCCAAAATGTTAGGTTACAGTGTGACCGAGATGATAGATAGGGATATCTTTAATTTTACAGTGCCATCTGACAAATATAAATTAAAGGATCATTTGAGCAGCCTCAAAAAAAGACCCGCGCAGACCTATGAACTGGAATTTATCACCCATAAAGGTTCCAAAGTATGTTTTCTCATTGCCACCAGCGCCCTGTTTAAAGGAAATGACTATTTAGGAGCCATTTCTATCATGACCGATATCAGCGCACGTAAAGGGATGGAAAAATCCTTAATGGATGCCATGATAGAGAAAGATAATGAGTTCTTCTTAATCATGGGCAGTATGGTGGAGGCCATGAAACCACTTATTCAACAGGATAACGTGGAGGACTTTCATGACAAGTTTACCTAG
- a CDS encoding response regulator, with protein MRYSAENPLGKMVEILLIEDNPGDIRLVKEVFKDAKLNNNLQVALDGEEAIKMLRQEGEYFKTPRPDLILLDLNLPKKNGREVLREIKEDDKLKCIPVVILTTSNAEEDLIETYKRDANCYITKPVDLDEFIKVVKSIQNFWLEIVKLPPR; from the coding sequence ATGAGGTATAGCGCTGAGAATCCATTAGGTAAGATGGTTGAGATTTTATTGATTGAGGACAATCCTGGAGACATCCGTTTAGTGAAAGAAGTATTTAAAGATGCTAAATTAAATAACAACCTTCAGGTAGCATTGGATGGGGAGGAAGCCATTAAAATGCTTCGGCAGGAAGGAGAGTACTTCAAGACACCACGACCAGATCTGATACTTCTTGATTTAAACTTGCCAAAAAAGAATGGCAGAGAGGTTTTAAGAGAGATTAAAGAAGATGATAAACTTAAATGCATACCAGTGGTTATATTGACTACCTCCAATGCAGAAGAGGATTTAATCGAAACCTACAAACGTGATGCCAACTGTTACATTACCAAACCAGTTGATCTGGACGAGTTCATCAAGGTAGTGAAAAGTATCCAGAATTTCTGGCTGGAGATAGTAAAACTGCCTCCCCGGTGA
- a CDS encoding PAS domain S-box protein, with protein MEPNATKKRLHSELEENEANFRIVADFTYDWEYWISPDGRIIYCSPSCKRITGYEPQEFVKRPQLLHEIIHPEDQPLLGDHFQKIDAEDANYLEFRIINREEDVRWISHACKSVFDENNQYLGCRVSNRDVTDEKLAEKALKKSEEKYRTLFETMTQGVIYRDSKGRITSMNPAAEKIMGYKVDDIVNKKIEDPIWKAIHEDGTEFPAETHPAIVALKTGKTVKEVVIGIERPWQEGYTWLNIQAIPLFRPGEVKPHQVYTIFEDITPEKQAEEALKDVKLSYESLFFNDMVGLAYCKVVNIPHEPLDFIFIDVNNTYESFSGLTREKVVGKRISQLLPNLDQSRIDLLANVGLTGESIKYEHYEPHFKRWFDMSIYSPKKGYIVIIFLEISERKNVENSLRETQEKLTLLFETLPIGVSIIDQDRKVIDANPALEQILRLSQEEIINGKHRRRKYIRPDGTEMREDEFPSSKIFQSGNQIKEAEIGITTEDGQTIWTNVKATALLFPDWKGLILTSDITQRKNAEKALKESEKSYRELVDNSLVAIFRTNLQGDILFANEAMASIFHYDSVDQLKKDNIVKLYQNQEQRNLIVQKLKKDGQLSDCEVEMVDKYGKITHVLVSLNLEGSVITGMFMDITRSKIAEQNLRESEERYHSLFNQMTEGFAVHEIICDKEGVPVDYRFLDINPAFEKLTGLKREKVVGKLKSEVLPNDTVDWAKIYGIVALTGHPIHFEDYSDTLKRYYEIDAYSPKPNHFASIFTDITERRMAEENLRVTLKKLEKSNYDLEQFAYVASHDLQEPLRMISSFLQLLQRRYENDLDEDANEFINFAVNGASRMQELINDLLEFSRLNTKKIDLKEIDTKEVLDQVIFESKMMIDKNNALITHGPLPIISADYSQMKQLLQNLITNAIKYHGPEKPRVHVTAQRDGGDWLFTVSDNGIGIEENQRDRIFKIFQRLHGRDEYEGTGIGLAIAKRIVERHDGRIWVESNPEGGSTFYFTIPQGVNYEV; from the coding sequence ATGGAACCAAATGCAACCAAGAAAAGGTTGCATAGTGAGTTAGAGGAAAACGAAGCTAATTTTCGAATAGTTGCGGATTTTACCTATGACTGGGAATACTGGATATCACCCGACGGTAGAATAATCTATTGTTCTCCTTCATGTAAACGTATTACTGGGTACGAACCGCAGGAGTTTGTGAAAAGACCACAACTTCTTCACGAAATCATACACCCTGAGGATCAACCACTTCTGGGTGACCATTTCCAAAAAATAGACGCCGAAGATGCAAATTATCTGGAATTTCGCATAATAAATCGTGAGGAAGATGTGCGCTGGATTTCCCACGCCTGTAAATCTGTTTTTGATGAAAATAATCAGTATTTAGGCTGTAGAGTTAGTAATCGAGACGTTACTGATGAAAAGTTGGCCGAAAAGGCTCTTAAAAAGAGTGAAGAGAAGTATCGGACTCTTTTTGAGACCATGACGCAGGGTGTAATCTACAGGGATTCAAAGGGTCGGATTACTTCCATGAATCCTGCTGCCGAGAAGATTATGGGCTATAAGGTGGATGACATCGTAAATAAGAAAATTGAAGACCCCATCTGGAAGGCAATTCACGAAGACGGTACAGAATTTCCAGCAGAAACTCATCCAGCCATTGTAGCCTTAAAGACTGGGAAAACAGTGAAAGAGGTGGTAATAGGGATTGAAAGACCATGGCAAGAAGGTTACACTTGGTTGAACATACAGGCCATTCCCCTATTCCGGCCTGGAGAAGTGAAACCCCACCAGGTTTACACCATTTTTGAAGACATTACCCCTGAAAAACAAGCTGAAGAAGCACTTAAGGATGTCAAACTGAGTTACGAGAGCCTATTTTTTAATGATATGGTTGGTTTGGCTTATTGCAAGGTTGTTAATATTCCCCATGAACCTTTAGATTTTATTTTTATTGATGTTAATAATACATATGAATCCTTTTCAGGTTTAACACGAGAAAAGGTAGTGGGTAAAAGAATTAGCCAACTCTTGCCCAATTTAGATCAATCCAGAATAGATCTCTTAGCCAATGTGGGTCTAACCGGAGAAAGCATAAAATATGAACATTATGAGCCTCACTTTAAACGCTGGTTTGATATGAGCATCTACAGCCCTAAAAAGGGTTACATTGTTATCATCTTTCTTGAAATATCAGAGCGGAAAAATGTCGAAAATTCATTGCGCGAAACCCAAGAAAAGTTAACTTTACTCTTTGAAACGCTGCCCATAGGAGTTTCCATTATAGATCAGGACCGGAAGGTCATAGATGCTAATCCTGCACTGGAACAGATCCTAAGACTTTCCCAAGAAGAAATAATTAATGGAAAGCATAGAAGACGGAAGTACATCAGACCAGACGGTACAGAAATGAGAGAAGATGAATTTCCCAGCTCAAAAATCTTCCAAAGTGGAAACCAGATTAAAGAAGCAGAGATTGGCATCACCACAGAAGATGGGCAAACCATTTGGACCAACGTTAAAGCAACCGCATTACTTTTTCCCGATTGGAAAGGATTGATACTTACTTCAGATATCACACAACGTAAAAATGCAGAAAAGGCCCTTAAAGAAAGTGAAAAAAGTTATCGGGAGTTAGTTGACAATTCCCTGGTGGCCATCTTTAGGACTAATTTGCAGGGGGATATTTTATTTGCCAATGAGGCCATGGCCAGTATTTTCCACTACGATAGTGTTGATCAATTGAAGAAAGATAATATCGTAAAGTTATACCAAAATCAAGAGCAGAGAAATTTAATAGTTCAAAAACTGAAGAAGGATGGTCAGCTTTCCGATTGTGAAGTTGAAATGGTTGATAAATATGGTAAGATCACGCATGTGCTGGTAAGTCTCAATCTAGAAGGTTCCGTGATTACTGGTATGTTTATGGACATCACTCGGAGTAAGATAGCGGAGCAGAATCTGCGAGAAAGTGAAGAACGCTATCACTCTTTATTTAACCAGATGACCGAAGGTTTTGCCGTACACGAAATTATCTGCGATAAAGAAGGAGTACCCGTTGATTATCGTTTTCTAGACATTAACCCGGCCTTTGAAAAGCTTACCGGACTTAAAAGAGAAAAAGTAGTTGGAAAGCTGAAAAGTGAGGTGTTGCCAAACGATACTGTGGACTGGGCGAAGATTTATGGGATAGTGGCTCTTACTGGACATCCTATCCATTTCGAGGATTATTCAGATACTTTGAAACGATACTACGAGATTGATGCTTACTCTCCTAAGCCAAATCATTTTGCATCCATTTTTACGGATATAACTGAGCGTAGAATGGCAGAAGAAAATCTTAGAGTAACTCTAAAAAAGCTGGAGAAATCTAATTACGACTTGGAACAGTTCGCCTATGTGGCCTCCCATGACTTGCAGGAGCCTTTGCGGATGATAAGCAGTTTCCTCCAGCTTCTCCAACGACGTTACGAAAATGATTTGGATGAAGATGCCAATGAGTTCATTAATTTTGCAGTAAATGGAGCATCTCGTATGCAAGAACTCATAAATGATCTTCTAGAATTTTCCCGTCTGAATACCAAAAAAATCGATTTAAAGGAAATAGATACAAAAGAAGTGTTAGATCAAGTAATATTCGAATCAAAAATGATGATAGACAAGAATAATGCACTTATAACCCATGGCCCACTTCCAATTATCTCAGCAGATTATTCACAGATGAAACAGTTGTTACAGAATCTAATTACCAATGCTATTAAATATCATGGTCCAGAGAAGCCAAGAGTTCATGTTACAGCCCAAAGAGATGGAGGAGATTGGTTATTCACCGTAAGTGATAATGGCATAGGAATTGAAGAAAATCAGAGGGATAGAATTTTTAAGATATTCCAGCGGTTGCATGGAAGAGATGAATATGAAGGAACGGGCATAGGTCTGGCTATAGCTAAGCGGATAGTAGAAAGACATGATGGAAGAATTTGGGTGGAATCAAACCCAGAAGGAGGTTCCACATTCTACTTCACCATTCCCCAGGGGGTTAATTATGAGGTATAG
- a CDS encoding ArsR/SmtB family transcription factor, protein MMRINSRTSSLISSELEELFKALGNVNRLLLVYSLASGEVERISVTEMSKIMGLTQPAASQHLKVLKTAKILIAQKEGNYIYYTFNKQALQKHKKTIDFLFNCAFAKCEQLEKHE, encoded by the coding sequence ATGATGAGGATAAATTCCAGGACCAGCTCTTTAATATCCTCTGAATTAGAAGAGCTATTCAAGGCTCTGGGCAACGTTAATCGACTCCTTCTGGTCTACTCGCTGGCCTCCGGCGAAGTAGAAAGGATCAGTGTAACTGAAATGTCAAAAATAATGGGCTTGACCCAGCCAGCCGCATCACAACATCTGAAAGTCCTCAAAACAGCCAAGATCCTCATCGCCCAAAAAGAAGGAAATTACATTTATTACACCTTCAACAAACAGGCCCTTCAAAAACACAAAAAAACAATTGATTTTTTATTTAACTGTGCGTTTGCAAAGTGCGAACAACTCGAAAAGCACGAATAA
- the lon gene encoding endopeptidase La, whose translation MKETNLNEELSVLVIPDRVLLHQTNMNMKIGKKIGSEIYQRVKNDDFYGIVLGVKEFRAGRYAKHDFYPVGTLIRIENAHEMRDFYHLKIDIIERVQIDQLIPDGMNYRAEYHLIPDEVDIDPENQEEILKHIRFLVSEISENFKGAESYLEKVNQLNDLNQVIAYVFPYMRLSVDERQKFLEIRSLKEKSLAFLDMLIEQKESIQFQMELAAKFNEEMNKKHRENMLKEQLKAIQDELSEAEGGSGKKDYRELIEESHMPEEVRRVALEEVAKLDRQGPHSSEENVIRNYLDLLVSLPWGESEVKDIDIEAARSLLDKEHYGLDKVKDRIIQHLTVMKLKHNQQGSILLLVGPPGTGKTSLGKSIAEALERKYVRISLGGVKDESEIRGHRRTYLGALPGRIINGMKRAGEKNPVFILDEVDKLMVSYSGDPASALLEVLDPEQNDTFSDHYLEVPYDLSDVFFIATANSLRDIPGPLRDRLEIIEIGSYTSHEKFHIGKNHLIDLVLEDNGLTKDQLQITDEALKTIIEKYTREAGVRNLKRQLATVARVASEKIVLGKVDLPYVIKEDMLYDMLGHEITQINEVGKKNPPGVVTGLAWTPVGGDILFIEGAFMPGTGKLTLTGQLGDVMKESAKISQSLIRSRLAFHLKNMEFDKKDLHIHVPSGAIPKDGPSAGVALLTTIASLVTGQIVDSKLAMTGEISLRGAVLPVGGIKEKILAAHRAGIKRVILPRENEKDLDDVPEDVKAELEFIPVDTVEDVIKETIGIELPKPVLMDVNSDSLAGGAGA comes from the coding sequence ATGAAAGAAACAAACTTAAATGAAGAATTATCGGTACTGGTCATACCTGACCGGGTGTTATTACACCAAACCAATATGAACATGAAAATTGGTAAAAAAATCGGGAGCGAAATATATCAACGGGTTAAAAATGATGATTTCTACGGCATTGTCCTGGGGGTGAAGGAATTCCGGGCAGGTCGCTATGCAAAACATGATTTCTATCCAGTGGGAACCCTCATCAGAATTGAAAATGCCCATGAAATGAGGGACTTCTACCATTTGAAGATAGATATCATAGAACGGGTTCAGATAGACCAACTCATCCCTGATGGCATGAATTACCGGGCTGAATATCATTTAATACCTGACGAAGTAGATATCGACCCCGAAAACCAGGAGGAAATCCTGAAACACATAAGGTTCCTAGTCTCGGAGATAAGTGAAAACTTTAAAGGAGCAGAATCCTACCTGGAAAAAGTCAATCAACTAAACGACCTTAACCAGGTAATAGCATACGTATTCCCCTATATGAGACTTTCCGTGGATGAAAGACAAAAATTCCTGGAAATACGTTCCTTAAAGGAAAAAAGTCTGGCATTCTTGGATATGCTCATTGAACAAAAAGAGTCCATCCAGTTCCAGATGGAACTGGCTGCCAAGTTCAATGAGGAGATGAATAAGAAGCACCGGGAAAACATGCTCAAAGAACAGTTAAAAGCCATACAGGACGAACTCAGCGAAGCAGAAGGAGGATCTGGTAAGAAAGATTATCGTGAGCTTATTGAAGAATCCCACATGCCCGAAGAAGTGCGGAGGGTGGCTCTGGAGGAAGTGGCCAAACTGGACCGGCAGGGTCCTCACAGTTCGGAAGAGAATGTGATACGAAACTACCTTGATCTTTTGGTCAGCCTCCCCTGGGGGGAAAGTGAAGTCAAGGATATAGACATCGAAGCTGCCCGTTCCCTACTGGATAAGGAGCACTACGGACTGGATAAGGTGAAGGACCGTATCATCCAGCACCTGACGGTTATGAAACTGAAACATAACCAGCAAGGATCCATCCTGCTACTGGTGGGACCTCCCGGAACTGGTAAAACCAGTCTGGGAAAAAGCATCGCCGAAGCCCTCGAGAGAAAATACGTTAGAATCAGTTTAGGTGGTGTTAAGGACGAATCAGAGATACGCGGCCACCGCCGTACCTACCTGGGAGCCCTGCCTGGTCGGATCATCAATGGTATGAAACGGGCTGGTGAAAAAAATCCGGTGTTCATCCTGGATGAAGTGGACAAGCTAATGGTTTCCTACAGCGGCGACCCGGCCAGCGCCCTTCTGGAAGTCCTGGACCCTGAACAGAATGACACCTTCTCCGATCACTACCTGGAGGTGCCCTACGACCTGTCTGATGTGTTCTTCATTGCCACCGCCAACTCCCTGCGTGACATCCCCGGACCTCTACGGGACCGTCTGGAAATCATAGAGATTGGCAGCTACACCAGCCACGAGAAGTTCCACATCGGAAAAAACCATCTCATCGACCTTGTGTTAGAAGACAATGGTCTAACTAAGGATCAGTTGCAGATAACCGACGAGGCCCTTAAGACCATCATCGAAAAGTACACCCGGGAAGCAGGGGTGAGAAACCTGAAACGGCAACTGGCCACAGTGGCCCGGGTTGCCTCCGAGAAGATCGTACTGGGTAAGGTTGATTTACCCTACGTAATTAAGGAGGACATGCTGTACGACATGCTGGGACACGAGATCACCCAGATCAACGAGGTGGGTAAGAAAAATCCGCCAGGGGTGGTGACTGGATTGGCCTGGACTCCGGTGGGGGGAGATATTCTATTCATCGAAGGTGCCTTCATGCCCGGAACCGGGAAACTTACCCTAACCGGTCAACTGGGTGATGTGATGAAGGAATCCGCCAAGATATCCCAGAGCCTCATCCGTTCCAGACTGGCCTTCCACCTGAAGAACATGGAATTTGATAAAAAAGATCTACACATCCACGTTCCATCCGGGGCCATACCCAAGGACGGACCATCCGCCGGAGTGGCGCTTTTAACTACCATCGCATCTCTGGTCACTGGACAGATCGTGGATTCCAAACTGGCCATGACCGGTGAGATCTCCTTAAGAGGAGCAGTACTGCCCGTAGGGGGAATAAAAGAGAAGATCCTGGCTGCTCACCGGGCAGGGATAAAACGGGTTATCCTGCCCCGGGAGAACGAGAAGGACCTGGATGATGTTCCCGAGGATGTTAAGGCCGAACTGGAGTTCATCCCGGTTGATACTGTGGAGGACGTCATCAAGGAGACCATTGGCATTGAACTACCTAAACCGGTGCTGATGGATGTTAATTCCGATTCTTTAGCCGGTGGAGCTGGTGCCTAG